The following coding sequences are from one Rhipicephalus microplus isolate Deutch F79 chromosome 3, USDA_Rmic, whole genome shotgun sequence window:
- the LOC142803769 gene encoding mitochondrial sodium/calcium exchanger protein-like — MVSTAAVEFMAASCRDVTSLNQTDRCEFVRSDSSCASNMGYVNYIEGIYCLFGPAHFVESLMLTVMWLLVLFVALGVTSGDFLTPALFVISKTLRMSQNMAGVTLLAFGNGSPDIFAALAGVRQGSYELVIGGLIGGGIFVTTVVAGSVFLVAPFKLASRPFMRDVVFYFSAGAWAFYLFYTGSITMMHAIGFICLYCAYITVVVVSGIVYQRYLVKEQDRQQRDTEKAGHDEKPPKNEASTVASELTFNGRRHSLDDPERAYVVPIAFRYLKTEPSNDIEAARKNTEPDPDEGVYYINLGADSLEEEVDVDTLTIAVDKPRRSSKPDKLPCIPDEEEKSSTGLVLDVINKLLSVNLDEKEKEPFLMYLVSIFKIPVFFTLAITTPVVDLTQKNNNWCRPLNVIHCITVPVLLVCVFGLGKVEIGGVVPLWTVVAAVGALIGVVVLLTSENDKAPKYHFVFAYAGFFVGVVWIYVISMEIVVLLQAVGIVFRISDGILGLTILAWGNGLLDFLANVNIARKGYPRMSISACFGTPCLTLLLGVGIPSIIQLAGTNSVLVLRYTKLITVLFSGLATSLLSSMATMLATRFESKRFYGGVLLAIYFTFLVVAVLVESGLV, encoded by the exons ATGGTGTCCACAGCTGCGGTCGAGTTTATGGCGGCATCG TGTCGGGACGTGACGAGCTTGAACCAGACTGACAGGTGTGAGTTTGTTCGTTCTGATTCATCATGTGCCTCCAACATGGGCTACGTCAACTACATAGAGGGAATCTACTGCCTCTTCGGCCCCGCACACTTCGTGGAATCTCTCATGCTCACG GTGATGTGGTTGCTGGTGTTGTTCGTCGCTCTCGGCGTCACGTCAGGTGACTT CCTGACCCCAGCGTTGTTCGTCATCTCAAAGACCCTCCGCATGTCCCAGAACATGGCAG GCGTCACACTCCTCGCATTCGGCAATGGTTCGCCGGACATCTTCGCTGCCCTGGCGGGAGTGAGACAAGGATCATACGAACTTGTCATTGGAGGCCTTATAG GTGGCGGTATATTCGTCACCACCGTTGTTGCCGGTTCGGTGTTCCTGGTGGCACCCTTCAAGTTGGCCTCCCGACCATTCATGAGAGACGTCGTGTTCTACTTCTCCGCCGGGGCTTGGGCCTTCTACTTGTTTTATACGGGATCGATCACCATGATGCACGCTATAG GTTTCATCTGCCTCTACTGCGCATACATTACTGTTGTCGTCGTGAGTGGAATAGTTTACCAAAGGTACCTGGTCAAAGAGCAGGATCGCCAACAGCGAGACACAGAAAAAGCTGGCCACGATGAAAAGCCTCCTAAGAACG AAGCGTCCACAGTTGCAAGCGAACTCACTTTCAATGGAAGGCGGCACTCCTTAGATGACCCGGAGCGGGCCTATGTCGTGCCAATCG CTTTTAGATATTTGAAAACCGAACCAAGCAATGACATTGAAGCTGCCCGGAAAAACACAGAGCCAGATCCTGATGAGGGCGTCTATTACATCAACCTCGGCGCTGACagccttgaggaggaagtcgacG tggacaCACTTACCATTGCCGTCGACAAACCAAGGAGATCTTCAAAGCCGGACAAGCTTCCTTGCATACCAGACGAAGAGGAAAAGAGTTCGACGGGCCTTGTACTGGACGTGATCAACAAACTTCTCTCCGTTAATTTGGACGAGAAAGAGAAGGAGCCGTTCCTGATGTACCTCGTTAGCATTTTTAAG ATCCCTGTGTTCTTCACTTTGGCAATAACGACCCCAGTGGTGGACCTCACCCAGAAGAACAACAACTGGTGCCGCCCTCTCAACGTCATCCACTGCATTACAGTCCCTGTGCTCCTAGTCTGTGTCTTTGGGC TGGGCAAAGTGGAGATCGGCGGCGTGGTTCCCCTCTGGACGGTTGTTGCCGCTGTAGGTGCCCTGATTGGAGTGGTTGTGCTGTTAACGTCTGAAAATGACAAGGCACCCAAGTACCACTTCGTATTTGCCTACGCCGGCTTCTTTGTTGGCGTCGTGTGGATCTACGTCATCTCCATGGAGATCGTCGTCTTGTTGCAG gccgTTGGCATTGTGTTTCGCATTAGTGATGGAATACTCGGACTGACAATACTCGCATGGGGAAACGGTCTTCTCG ACTTTCTTGCCAACGTGAACATCGCCAGAAAAGGCTACCCACGCATGTCTATCTCGGCCTGCTTTGGAACACCCTGCCTAA CTCTTCTACTCGGTGTTGGAATTCCATCTATTATTCAGTTAGccggaacaaacagcgttcttgTG CTTCGCTACACCAAGCTCATCACAGTGCTCTTCTCTGGTCTAGCCACCAGCCTATTGTCTTCAATGGCCACAATGCTGGCAACACGCTTCGAGAGCAAGCGCTTCTACGGTGGCGTGCTTCTTGCCATCTACTTCACGTTCCTCGTCGTAGCCGTACTTGTTGAATCTGGATTAGTGTGA